A stretch of the Ptychodera flava strain L36383 chromosome 18, AS_Pfla_20210202, whole genome shotgun sequence genome encodes the following:
- the LOC139116863 gene encoding uncharacterized protein, giving the protein MNEAPGLRERVRDRLEVCCTRLLRFGVFRLAIPWILTSSMIVIRVSRSAADDDALYVSKLGKSLTPTVILCLLGCPFVVTLALLTEFLFNVTSTNFIVLLASLVNSVVWSVLMVYFNVLLHLLFQLLAMFIKYILRPMCQIKVVGDVISGITYMQRCIMDVRGSGATSGVQQQSKTK; this is encoded by the exons ATGAACGAAGCGCCGGGTCTGCGTGAACGAGTTCGAGATCGTTTGGAGGTCTGCTGCACCAGACTGCTACGGTTCGGCGTTTTCAGACTTGCTATACCGTGGATTTTAACAAGTTCCATGATCGTCATCAGGGTGTCCCGGTCGGCCGCAGACGACGACGCCCTCTACGTCTCCAAGCTTGGCAAGTCGCTCACACCGACG GTTATACTATGCCTCCTGGGGTGTCCATTCGTTGTGACCCTGGCGCTATTGACAGAGTTCTTGTTCAATGTCACAAGTACAAACTTCATCGTCTTGTTAGCAAGTCTTGTAAATTCTGTCGTCTGGTCTGTTTTAATGGTTTACTTTAACGTACTTCTGCACTTGTTG TTTCAACTTCTTGCAATGTTTATCAAGTACATACTGCGTCCAATGTGTCAAATCAAAGTGGTCGGTGACGTCATCAGTGGGATCACTTACATGCAGCGATGCATCATGGACGTTCGTGGTTCAGGGGCAACAAGTG GCGTTCAGCAGCAATCGAAAACGAAGTAG
- the LOC139116866 gene encoding uncharacterized protein codes for MEFKRNFLSELGVWVLTTLLISYFSRSSFGNLYFPWVLCYLVLVVVCLSTEDTKNERNRITKPVSDLLVVPLVVSTMCTIILPYQIFLVHFVRLVVSFTLSEFIVWILCLSSVSLWSLLLYGYVVPMLSKIFDKHLMVRFQKSLLSDIRKALTSNQRPKD; via the exons ATGGAGTTCAAGAGAAACTTTTTATCGGAATTAGGGGTATGGGTGTTGACAACTCTCTTGATATCGTACTTCTCGAGATCCTCGTTTGGAAATCTGTATTTCCCATGG GTTTTGTGTTATCTGGtccttgttgttgtttgtttgtcaacAGAAGACACCAAAAATGAAAGGAACAGGATAACCAAACCAGTCAGCGATCTGCTCGTAGTACCATTAGTAGTGTCG ACCATGTGTACCATCATATTAccatatcaaatatttttggtTCACTTCGTGCGACTGGTTGTATCATTCACGCTGTCTGAGTTTATTGTCTGGATATTGTGTCTGAGCAGCGTTTCGCTGTGGAGCCTTCTCCTGT ATGGTTACGTGGTTCCAATGCTCAGCAAAATCTTCGACAAACACTTAATGGTGCGTTTCCAGAAATCGTTGCTTAGCGACATCAGGAAGGCGCTGAC